A window of the Salarias fasciatus chromosome 7, fSalaFa1.1, whole genome shotgun sequence genome harbors these coding sequences:
- the ndrg4 gene encoding protein NDRG4 isoform X1 translates to MAGMKEQQFTEEKPLLLEQRAADSDMQDKGEEASGASPAPLNNPPPPSRPTHRWHVIARHWLRQTRRRTSGVLPESCEQLMPVGDWKEHDVETPYGMLHVIIRGAPKGNKPAILTYHDVGLNHKLCFNSFFNNEDMQEITKHFVVCHVDAPGQQVGAPQMPQGYQYPTMDQLAGMLPTVVQHFGFKSIVGIGVGAGAYILAKFALIFPDLVEGLVLLNIDPNGKGWIDWAATKLSGLTSALPDTVLPHLFSQEELMNNTELVQSYRQQINNTINQFNLQLFWNMYNSRRDLEMNRSGTVLNAKTLKCPVMLVVGDNAPAEEGVVECNSKLDPTNTTFLKMADSGGLPQLTQPGKLTEAFKYFLQGMGYMPSASMTRLARSRTASLTSASSMDGSRSRACTHSDSTEGVGAVTHTMEVSC, encoded by the exons CAGGATAAAGGAGAGGAGGCATCAGGGGCCAGCCCCGCGCCCCTTaacaacccccctccccccagccgCCCCACTCACCGCTGGCATGTCATCGCACGGCACTGGCTCCGCCAGACCCGCCGTCGGACCAGCGGGGTCCTCCCG gagagctgtgagcagctgatgccGGTGGGGGACTGGAAG GAACACGATGTGGAAACCCCCTACGGGATGCTGCACGTCATCATCCGAGGGGCCCCCAAAGGCAACAAGCCGGCCATCCTCACCTACCACGACGTGGGCCTGAACC ACAAGCTGTGCTTCAACAGCTTCTTCAACAACGAGGACATGCAGGAGATCACCAAGCACTTCGTTGTGTGCCATGTGGACGCCCCGGGGCAGCAGGTCGGAGCGCCGCAGATGCCCCAGGG GTACCAGTACCCCACCATGGACCAGCTGGCCGGGATGTTGCCCACCGTGGTGCAGCACTTCGG ATTCAAGAGCATTGTTGGGATCGGAGTTGGAGCTGGAGCTTACATCCTGGCCAAGTTTGCT ctCATCTTCCCTGACCTGGTGGAAGGTCTAGTTCTGCTCAACATCGACCCCAATGGGAAAGGATGGATCGACTGGGCTGCCACCAAG CTGTCAGGTCTGACCAGCGCTCTGCCCGACACTGTGCTGCCTCACCTGTTcagccaggaggagctgatgaacAACACAGAGCTGGTGCAGAGCTACAGGCAACAGATCAACAACACCATCAACCAgttcaacctgcagctcttctgGAACATGTacaacag TCGGAGGGATCTGGAGATGAACCGCAGTGGGACGGTGCTCAACGCCAAGACCCTCAA GTGTCCCGTCATGCTGGTGGTTGGAGACAACGCTCCTGCTGAGGAGGGAGTG GTGGAGTGTAACTCCAAACTGGACCCGACCAACACCACCTTCCTGAAG ATGGCCGACTCAGGTGGACTCCCCCAGCTCACACAG CCAGGGAAGCTGACTGAGGCCTTCAAGTACTTCCTGCAGGGGATGGGCTACA TGCCCTCGGCCAGTATGACCCGCCTGGCACGCTCCAGGACGGCCTCGCTGACCAGCGCCAGCTCCATGGATGGCTCGCGCTCCCGGGCCTGCACCCACTCCGACAGCACCGAGGGAGTTGGCGCCGTCACCCACACCATGGAGGTGTCCTGCTGA
- the ndrg4 gene encoding protein NDRG4 isoform X3, whose product MPECWDGEHDVETPYGMLHVIIRGAPKGNKPAILTYHDVGLNHKLCFNSFFNNEDMQEITKHFVVCHVDAPGQQVGAPQMPQGYQYPTMDQLAGMLPTVVQHFGFKSIVGIGVGAGAYILAKFALIFPDLVEGLVLLNIDPNGKGWIDWAATKLSGLTSALPDTVLPHLFSQEELMNNTELVQSYRQQINNTINQFNLQLFWNMYNSRRDLEMNRSGTVLNAKTLKCPVMLVVGDNAPAEEGVVECNSKLDPTNTTFLKMADSGGLPQLTQPGKLTEAFKYFLQGMGYIAYVKDRRLSGGPVPSASMTRLARSRTASLTSASSMDGSRSRACTHSDSTEGVGAVTHTMEVSC is encoded by the exons ATGCCTGAGTGCTGGGACGGG GAACACGATGTGGAAACCCCCTACGGGATGCTGCACGTCATCATCCGAGGGGCCCCCAAAGGCAACAAGCCGGCCATCCTCACCTACCACGACGTGGGCCTGAACC ACAAGCTGTGCTTCAACAGCTTCTTCAACAACGAGGACATGCAGGAGATCACCAAGCACTTCGTTGTGTGCCATGTGGACGCCCCGGGGCAGCAGGTCGGAGCGCCGCAGATGCCCCAGGG GTACCAGTACCCCACCATGGACCAGCTGGCCGGGATGTTGCCCACCGTGGTGCAGCACTTCGG ATTCAAGAGCATTGTTGGGATCGGAGTTGGAGCTGGAGCTTACATCCTGGCCAAGTTTGCT ctCATCTTCCCTGACCTGGTGGAAGGTCTAGTTCTGCTCAACATCGACCCCAATGGGAAAGGATGGATCGACTGGGCTGCCACCAAG CTGTCAGGTCTGACCAGCGCTCTGCCCGACACTGTGCTGCCTCACCTGTTcagccaggaggagctgatgaacAACACAGAGCTGGTGCAGAGCTACAGGCAACAGATCAACAACACCATCAACCAgttcaacctgcagctcttctgGAACATGTacaacag TCGGAGGGATCTGGAGATGAACCGCAGTGGGACGGTGCTCAACGCCAAGACCCTCAA GTGTCCCGTCATGCTGGTGGTTGGAGACAACGCTCCTGCTGAGGAGGGAGTG GTGGAGTGTAACTCCAAACTGGACCCGACCAACACCACCTTCCTGAAG ATGGCCGACTCAGGTGGACTCCCCCAGCTCACACAG CCAGGGAAGCTGACTGAGGCCTTCAAGTACTTCCTGCAGGGGATGGGCTACA tCGCTTATGTGAAGGATCGGAGGTTGAGTGGAGGGCCAG TGCCCTCGGCCAGTATGACCCGCCTGGCACGCTCCAGGACGGCCTCGCTGACCAGCGCCAGCTCCATGGATGGCTCGCGCTCCCGGGCCTGCACCCACTCCGACAGCACCGAGGGAGTTGGCGCCGTCACCCACACCATGGAGGTGTCCTGCTGA
- the ndrg4 gene encoding protein NDRG4 isoform X4 — translation MPECWDGEHDVETPYGMLHVIIRGAPKGNKPAILTYHDVGLNHKLCFNSFFNNEDMQEITKHFVVCHVDAPGQQVGAPQMPQGYQYPTMDQLAGMLPTVVQHFGFKSIVGIGVGAGAYILAKFALIFPDLVEGLVLLNIDPNGKGWIDWAATKLSGLTSALPDTVLPHLFSQEELMNNTELVQSYRQQINNTINQFNLQLFWNMYNSRRDLEMNRSGTVLNAKTLKCPVMLVVGDNAPAEEGVVECNSKLDPTNTTFLKMADSGGLPQLTQPGKLTEAFKYFLQGMGYMPSASMTRLARSRTASLTSASSMDGSRSRACTHSDSTEGVGAVTHTMEVSC, via the exons ATGCCTGAGTGCTGGGACGGG GAACACGATGTGGAAACCCCCTACGGGATGCTGCACGTCATCATCCGAGGGGCCCCCAAAGGCAACAAGCCGGCCATCCTCACCTACCACGACGTGGGCCTGAACC ACAAGCTGTGCTTCAACAGCTTCTTCAACAACGAGGACATGCAGGAGATCACCAAGCACTTCGTTGTGTGCCATGTGGACGCCCCGGGGCAGCAGGTCGGAGCGCCGCAGATGCCCCAGGG GTACCAGTACCCCACCATGGACCAGCTGGCCGGGATGTTGCCCACCGTGGTGCAGCACTTCGG ATTCAAGAGCATTGTTGGGATCGGAGTTGGAGCTGGAGCTTACATCCTGGCCAAGTTTGCT ctCATCTTCCCTGACCTGGTGGAAGGTCTAGTTCTGCTCAACATCGACCCCAATGGGAAAGGATGGATCGACTGGGCTGCCACCAAG CTGTCAGGTCTGACCAGCGCTCTGCCCGACACTGTGCTGCCTCACCTGTTcagccaggaggagctgatgaacAACACAGAGCTGGTGCAGAGCTACAGGCAACAGATCAACAACACCATCAACCAgttcaacctgcagctcttctgGAACATGTacaacag TCGGAGGGATCTGGAGATGAACCGCAGTGGGACGGTGCTCAACGCCAAGACCCTCAA GTGTCCCGTCATGCTGGTGGTTGGAGACAACGCTCCTGCTGAGGAGGGAGTG GTGGAGTGTAACTCCAAACTGGACCCGACCAACACCACCTTCCTGAAG ATGGCCGACTCAGGTGGACTCCCCCAGCTCACACAG CCAGGGAAGCTGACTGAGGCCTTCAAGTACTTCCTGCAGGGGATGGGCTACA TGCCCTCGGCCAGTATGACCCGCCTGGCACGCTCCAGGACGGCCTCGCTGACCAGCGCCAGCTCCATGGATGGCTCGCGCTCCCGGGCCTGCACCCACTCCGACAGCACCGAGGGAGTTGGCGCCGTCACCCACACCATGGAGGTGTCCTGCTGA
- the ndrg4 gene encoding protein NDRG4 isoform X2 has translation MAGMKEQQFTEEKPLLLEQRAADSDMESCEQLMPVGDWKEHDVETPYGMLHVIIRGAPKGNKPAILTYHDVGLNHKLCFNSFFNNEDMQEITKHFVVCHVDAPGQQVGAPQMPQGYQYPTMDQLAGMLPTVVQHFGFKSIVGIGVGAGAYILAKFALIFPDLVEGLVLLNIDPNGKGWIDWAATKLSGLTSALPDTVLPHLFSQEELMNNTELVQSYRQQINNTINQFNLQLFWNMYNSRRDLEMNRSGTVLNAKTLKCPVMLVVGDNAPAEEGVVECNSKLDPTNTTFLKMADSGGLPQLTQPGKLTEAFKYFLQGMGYIAYVKDRRLSGGPVPSASMTRLARSRTASLTSASSMDGSRSRACTHSDSTEGVGAVTHTMEVSC, from the exons gagagctgtgagcagctgatgccGGTGGGGGACTGGAAG GAACACGATGTGGAAACCCCCTACGGGATGCTGCACGTCATCATCCGAGGGGCCCCCAAAGGCAACAAGCCGGCCATCCTCACCTACCACGACGTGGGCCTGAACC ACAAGCTGTGCTTCAACAGCTTCTTCAACAACGAGGACATGCAGGAGATCACCAAGCACTTCGTTGTGTGCCATGTGGACGCCCCGGGGCAGCAGGTCGGAGCGCCGCAGATGCCCCAGGG GTACCAGTACCCCACCATGGACCAGCTGGCCGGGATGTTGCCCACCGTGGTGCAGCACTTCGG ATTCAAGAGCATTGTTGGGATCGGAGTTGGAGCTGGAGCTTACATCCTGGCCAAGTTTGCT ctCATCTTCCCTGACCTGGTGGAAGGTCTAGTTCTGCTCAACATCGACCCCAATGGGAAAGGATGGATCGACTGGGCTGCCACCAAG CTGTCAGGTCTGACCAGCGCTCTGCCCGACACTGTGCTGCCTCACCTGTTcagccaggaggagctgatgaacAACACAGAGCTGGTGCAGAGCTACAGGCAACAGATCAACAACACCATCAACCAgttcaacctgcagctcttctgGAACATGTacaacag TCGGAGGGATCTGGAGATGAACCGCAGTGGGACGGTGCTCAACGCCAAGACCCTCAA GTGTCCCGTCATGCTGGTGGTTGGAGACAACGCTCCTGCTGAGGAGGGAGTG GTGGAGTGTAACTCCAAACTGGACCCGACCAACACCACCTTCCTGAAG ATGGCCGACTCAGGTGGACTCCCCCAGCTCACACAG CCAGGGAAGCTGACTGAGGCCTTCAAGTACTTCCTGCAGGGGATGGGCTACA tCGCTTATGTGAAGGATCGGAGGTTGAGTGGAGGGCCAG TGCCCTCGGCCAGTATGACCCGCCTGGCACGCTCCAGGACGGCCTCGCTGACCAGCGCCAGCTCCATGGATGGCTCGCGCTCCCGGGCCTGCACCCACTCCGACAGCACCGAGGGAGTTGGCGCCGTCACCCACACCATGGAGGTGTCCTGCTGA